The following coding sequences lie in one Mycobacterium gordonae genomic window:
- a CDS encoding DUF2470 domain-containing protein encodes MPLATYPTPTTAERIRSACSRADGALLAVEGQEPVATPVHHLLHDGTFAVAVPSAGADGLRCDTQALLELTDYAPLPVREPVRSLVWVRGRLHRIPPGAVSKILDLIATEDPDPVLLQIDTPSSVPQDSDEPRYNLLRLMIESVVVTDATGAEPVPVGDLLAARPDPFCEIESTLLWHLATAHNDVIARLVSRLPAPLRRGQVRPLGLDRYGVRFRVEGDDGDRDVRLPFHKPVDDMHGLRQAIRVLMGCPFVNGLRARH; translated from the coding sequence GTGCCCCTGGCGACATATCCGACGCCTACGACCGCAGAACGCATTCGCAGCGCCTGCTCGCGCGCGGACGGTGCCCTGCTGGCGGTGGAAGGCCAGGAACCGGTCGCCACGCCGGTGCACCATCTGCTCCATGACGGCACCTTCGCCGTCGCGGTCCCCAGCGCCGGTGCCGACGGCCTCAGATGTGACACTCAAGCGTTGCTGGAGCTCACCGACTACGCACCGCTGCCGGTGCGCGAACCCGTCCGCTCGCTGGTCTGGGTGCGCGGCCGGCTGCACCGGATCCCGCCCGGCGCGGTGTCCAAAATCCTGGATCTGATCGCCACCGAGGACCCCGATCCGGTGCTGCTCCAGATTGATACGCCCAGCTCCGTGCCACAGGACAGCGATGAACCGCGCTATAACCTCCTGCGCTTGATGATCGAATCCGTGGTGGTAACCGACGCCACCGGCGCCGAGCCCGTCCCGGTCGGCGACCTGCTCGCGGCGCGCCCCGATCCCTTCTGCGAGATCGAGTCGACGTTGCTGTGGCACCTCGCTACCGCGCACAACGATGTGATTGCCCGGCTCGTCTCACGCCTGCCCGCGCCGCTGCGCCGCGGCCAAGTACGCCCGCTCGGACTGGACCGCTACGGCGTACGGTTCCGCGTCGAAGGCGACGACGGCGACCGCGACGTCCGGCTGCCGTTCCACAAGCCGGTCGACGATATGCACGGTCTGCGCCAAGCGATTCGCGTTCTGATGGGATGTCCCTTCGTCAATGGGTTGCGCGCGCGCCACTAA
- a CDS encoding septum formation family protein, producing the protein MLDAPEKEPIPDDPATGEAAEASAAEESPAAGATDPRPPSAGFRWPRSLQASATRRALLLTALGGLLIAGLVTALPAVGTGPGRLAGFIDSNPVPSTASKGNPAFARATSGDCLNWPDGTPESATIVSCAEDHRFEVAESVDMRTFPGSEYGPSAAPPSPARIQQINAEQCDPAVRRYLGPKFDPNSKFTVSMLWSGDRAWRQNGERRMLCGLQLPGPNNEQVAFKGKIAEIDQSKVWPAGTCLGIDPTTNQPVDVPVDCSAPHAMEVTGTVNLAEKFPNALPPEAEQDTFIKDTCTKMTDAYLAPIKLRTTTLTLIYPTISLPSWSAGSREVACSIGATLGNGGWATLLNSAKGPLLINGQAPVPPPDIPQERLTLPQIPVPLPTQQPPAQQQPRQQQTPPTPTGDQHLPNQQPVVTPTRAPSSPASQAPSPTQAPPPADGGAPAQGPDSAPANEPPPS; encoded by the coding sequence ATGTTGGACGCGCCCGAAAAGGAACCGATACCTGACGACCCCGCCACCGGCGAGGCGGCAGAGGCGTCGGCCGCTGAGGAATCGCCGGCCGCGGGTGCTACGGACCCTCGCCCGCCCTCCGCCGGGTTCCGCTGGCCGCGCTCCTTGCAGGCGTCCGCGACGCGGCGGGCGCTGCTACTCACCGCTCTGGGCGGCTTGCTGATCGCCGGTCTGGTGACCGCGCTGCCTGCCGTGGGCACCGGGCCGGGACGGCTGGCCGGCTTCATCGACAGCAACCCGGTGCCCAGCACCGCATCCAAGGGCAACCCCGCGTTCGCCCGGGCCACCAGCGGAGATTGCCTCAACTGGCCGGACGGCACCCCGGAGTCGGCCACCATCGTCAGCTGCGCCGAGGACCACCGCTTCGAGGTCGCCGAGTCGGTCGACATGCGCACGTTCCCCGGCTCGGAGTACGGCCCCAGTGCCGCGCCCCCCTCGCCGGCCCGCATCCAGCAGATCAACGCCGAGCAGTGCGATCCGGCCGTCCGCCGCTACCTGGGTCCCAAGTTCGACCCCAACAGCAAGTTCACCGTCAGCATGCTGTGGTCGGGCGACCGGGCATGGCGGCAGAACGGGGAGCGCCGCATGCTCTGCGGCCTGCAACTGCCCGGCCCCAACAACGAGCAGGTCGCGTTCAAGGGCAAGATCGCCGAGATCGACCAGTCGAAAGTCTGGCCGGCGGGCACCTGCCTGGGTATCGACCCGACCACGAACCAACCGGTCGATGTGCCGGTGGACTGCTCGGCCCCGCACGCGATGGAAGTCACCGGCACCGTGAACCTGGCCGAGAAGTTCCCCAATGCGCTGCCACCCGAAGCCGAGCAGGACACGTTCATCAAGGACACCTGCACCAAGATGACGGACGCCTATCTCGCGCCCATCAAATTGCGGACCACCACGCTGACCCTGATCTACCCCACGATCTCACTGCCCAGCTGGTCGGCGGGCAGCCGGGAGGTCGCGTGCAGCATCGGCGCGACCCTGGGCAACGGCGGCTGGGCCACCCTGCTGAACAGCGCCAAGGGTCCGCTGCTGATCAACGGCCAGGCACCGGTCCCCCCGCCGGACATCCCGCAGGAGCGGCTGACGCTGCCGCAGATCCCGGTGCCGCTGCCGACCCAGCAACCCCCGGCACAGCAACAGCCCCGGCAGCAACAGACTCCGCCCACACCGACGGGCGACCAGCACCTACCCAATCAGCAGCCCGTGGTGACGCCCACCCGCGCGCCGTCGTCACCGGCCAGCCAAGCACCGTCCCCCACCCAGGCGCCGCCGCCGGCGGATGGCGGTGCGCCGGCGCAGGGGCCCGACAGTGCGCCGGCCAACGAGCCGCCACCCAGTTAG
- the serS gene encoding serine--tRNA ligase translates to MIDLKLLREEPDAVRRSQLSRGEDPALVDALLSADTARRAAISAADALRGEQKAASKSVGKASPEERPALLQRAKDLAEQVKAAEAEQAAAEAAFTAAHMAISNVIIAGVPAGGEDDYAVLEVVGEPPTLAEPKDHLELGESLGLIDMQRGAKVSGSRFYFLTGRGALLQLGLLQLALRVAVENGFIPMIPPVLVRPEVMAGTGFLGAHADEVYRLEADDLYLVGTSEVPLAGYHSGEILDLADGPLRYAGWSSCFRREAGSYGKDTRGIIRVHQFDKVEGFVYCRPEEAEAEHQRLLGWQREMLAQIEVPYRVIDVAAGDLGSSAARKYDCEAWVPTQATYRELTSTSNCTTFQARRLATRYRDANGKPQTAATLNGTLGTTRWLVSILENHQQHDGSVRVPAALAPFVGTELLEPSG, encoded by the coding sequence GTGATCGACCTGAAGCTCCTCCGGGAGGAGCCCGACGCCGTACGACGCTCACAACTCAGTCGCGGCGAGGATCCGGCCCTGGTAGACGCCCTGTTGAGTGCCGATACGGCCCGCCGCGCGGCGATCTCGGCCGCCGATGCACTGCGCGGCGAACAGAAGGCCGCCAGCAAGAGCGTGGGCAAGGCGTCACCGGAGGAACGGCCGGCGCTGTTGCAGCGCGCCAAGGATCTCGCCGAGCAGGTCAAGGCCGCCGAAGCGGAGCAGGCCGCAGCCGAAGCGGCATTCACCGCCGCGCACATGGCGATTTCCAACGTCATCATCGCCGGGGTGCCCGCCGGGGGAGAGGACGATTACGCGGTCCTGGAAGTCGTCGGTGAGCCGCCGACGCTGGCCGAGCCGAAGGATCACCTGGAGTTGGGCGAGTCGCTGGGGTTGATCGACATGCAACGCGGCGCCAAGGTGTCCGGTTCGCGGTTTTACTTTTTGACCGGACGCGGTGCGCTACTACAGCTGGGGCTGCTGCAGCTGGCTTTGCGGGTGGCCGTCGAGAACGGCTTCATCCCGATGATTCCGCCGGTGCTGGTGCGCCCCGAGGTGATGGCGGGCACCGGTTTCCTGGGTGCCCACGCCGACGAGGTCTATCGCCTCGAGGCCGACGATCTGTATCTGGTGGGCACCTCGGAGGTGCCGTTGGCCGGCTACCACTCCGGGGAGATCCTGGACCTGGCTGACGGCCCGCTGCGCTACGCCGGCTGGTCGTCGTGTTTCCGCCGCGAGGCCGGCAGCTACGGCAAGGACACCCGCGGCATCATCCGGGTGCACCAGTTCGACAAGGTCGAAGGTTTCGTCTACTGCCGGCCCGAAGAAGCAGAAGCCGAACATCAGCGGCTGCTGGGCTGGCAGCGCGAGATGCTGGCCCAGATCGAGGTGCCATACCGGGTGATCGATGTGGCTGCCGGTGACCTCGGCTCGTCGGCCGCGCGCAAATACGACTGCGAAGCCTGGGTGCCGACGCAGGCGACCTACCGCGAACTCACCTCGACGTCCAACTGCACTACCTTCCAGGCGCGGCGGCTGGCCACCCGCTACCGGGACGCCAACGGCAAGCCGCAGACCGCGGCCACCCTCAACGGCACGTTGGGCACCACCCGGTGGCTGGTGTCGATCCTGGAAAACCACCAGCAGCACGACGGCAGCGTGCGCGTGCCGGCAGCGCTGGCACCATTCGTCGGCACCGAGTTACTGGAACCGTCCGGCTGA
- a CDS encoding PE family protein, with product MSFVTVMPEAFVAAVSDLTGVATVVEQANAAAAGATTTLLAAGADEVSVVVATLFGSHAEQYQVLSSRAAAFHDEFVRSLAQAAGSYAGVDAANATALALAGRPLIGNGADGTAPGQAGKPGGLLYGNGGKGAAGLNPGVAGGAGGAAGLIGNGGAGGAGGAGANGGAGGTGGWLRGSGGSGGAGGSAGALGMAGGAGGAGGNAGLSGNGGAGGAGGSGYLGAQGAAGTNASGGGAGGTGQAGGAGGDGGAGGRGGLYGGDGGAGGDGGAGGAGGTGGTGATGATGQSAGADGGRGGDGGTGGAGGAGGKGGLGGSASKGHVGTTGAGGAGGHGGDGGAQETVATVPTAASSRHTAASAALVAIRAPGARAESAARVRSPALPAPAAARRCLLPVMVVTAAMATARWSGELAVEMVVPAVTVGSTAMAAMAATAAPAWRGRPLWALPTTAAAAATAVPAAAAA from the coding sequence ATGTCGTTCGTCACCGTAATGCCCGAAGCCTTTGTCGCCGCAGTGTCGGATTTGACCGGCGTTGCAACGGTGGTCGAACAGGCCAACGCCGCCGCGGCCGGTGCAACAACCACTTTGCTGGCCGCCGGTGCTGATGAGGTATCGGTGGTCGTCGCGACACTGTTCGGCAGCCACGCCGAGCAGTACCAGGTCCTTAGCAGCCGGGCCGCCGCGTTCCACGATGAGTTCGTGCGCTCGTTGGCGCAGGCAGCGGGCTCATATGCCGGCGTCGACGCGGCGAACGCGACCGCGTTGGCGCTCGCAGGCCGCCCCCTGATCGGCAACGGGGCCGACGGCACGGCTCCCGGACAGGCCGGTAAACCCGGCGGACTGCTGTATGGAAACGGCGGCAAGGGGGCAGCCGGGCTGAATCCCGGTGTCGCCGGCGGTGCGGGCGGCGCCGCGGGATTGATCGGAAACGGTGGCGCCGGAGGTGCCGGCGGAGCCGGTGCCAACGGCGGTGCGGGCGGTACCGGCGGCTGGTTGCGGGGCAGCGGCGGCAGCGGCGGTGCCGGCGGGTCCGCCGGTGCGCTCGGCATGGCAGGAGGTGCCGGCGGGGCCGGGGGAAACGCCGGTCTGTCGGGCAACGGCGGTGCGGGCGGCGCCGGTGGCAGCGGCTACCTCGGTGCCCAAGGTGCGGCAGGGACCAACGCGTCCGGCGGCGGCGCGGGCGGCACCGGCCAGGCGGGTGGCGCCGGCGGGGACGGCGGAGCCGGCGGACGCGGTGGGCTGTACGGGGGAGACGGCGGCGCGGGCGGTGACGGCGGGGCCGGCGGAGCGGGCGGCACCGGGGGTACCGGCGCCACCGGCGCCACCGGACAAAGCGCCGGCGCCGATGGGGGTCGCGGTGGCGACGGAGGCACCGGGGGTGCGGGCGGGGCCGGAGGTAAGGGGGGTCTGGGTGGGTCGGCCAGCAAGGGCCACGTCGGCACCACAGGTGCGGGCGGGGCCGGTGGCCACGGTGGCGACGGAGGTGCCCAGGAAACGGTGGCAACGGTGCCGACGGCAGCGTCATCGCGCCACACGGCGGCGTCGGCGGCACTGGTGGCAATCCGGGCGCCGGGGGCACGGGCGGAGTCGGCGGCGCGGGTTCGATCGCCGGCGCTACCGGCGCCGGCGGCAGCACGCCGATGTCTGCTGCCGGTCATGGTGGTAACGGCGGCAATGGCTACAGCCCGGTGGTCTGGGGAGCTAGCGGTGGAAATGGTGGTGCCGGCGGTAACGGTGGGCTCTACGGCAATGGCGGCAATGGCGGCAACGGCGGCGCCGGCGTGGCGGGGTCGTCCGCTATGGGCGCTACCAACAACGGCGGCAGCGGCGGCGACGGCGGTGCCGGCGGCAGCAGCGGCTTGA
- the pheA gene encoding prephenate dehydratase, with product MARIAYLGPEGTFTEAALLQMTADGLVPGHRDDALQPLPVDSTPAALDAVRDGVADYACAPIENSIDGSLAPTLDSLALGSPLQIYAEITLDVAFSIVVRPGHSAADLRTLAAFPVAAAQVRRWLGANLPDIELKPAYSNADAAQQVADGLVDAAVTSPLAAAQRGLEVVAEGVVDESNARTRFVLIGRPGPPSARTGADRTAAVLRIENVPGALLQALTEFAMRGIDLTRIESRPTRTGLGTYMFFVDCVGHIDDDAVAEALMALHRRCADVRYLGSWPTGHAAGVLPPSSAEASSWLEGLRNGDTQR from the coding sequence GTGGCCCGCATCGCATATCTCGGTCCGGAGGGGACCTTTACCGAGGCTGCGCTGTTGCAGATGACGGCCGACGGGCTGGTCCCCGGCCACCGCGACGATGCGTTGCAGCCCTTGCCGGTGGACAGCACGCCCGCCGCCCTGGACGCCGTGCGAGACGGTGTCGCGGACTACGCATGTGCTCCGATAGAGAATTCGATCGACGGGTCGTTGGCACCCACCCTGGACAGCCTGGCGCTCGGGTCGCCGCTGCAGATTTACGCCGAGATCACGTTGGATGTGGCGTTCAGCATCGTCGTGCGGCCCGGCCACAGCGCTGCCGACCTGCGCACGCTGGCCGCCTTTCCGGTGGCCGCGGCGCAGGTGCGGCGCTGGCTCGGCGCCAACCTGCCCGACATCGAGCTGAAACCGGCCTATTCCAACGCCGACGCCGCTCAACAGGTGGCGGACGGCCTGGTCGACGCGGCGGTCACCTCTCCGCTGGCGGCGGCGCAGCGGGGCCTGGAGGTGGTAGCCGAGGGCGTGGTCGACGAATCCAACGCCCGCACCCGCTTCGTGCTGATCGGTCGGCCGGGTCCGCCGTCGGCACGCACCGGCGCAGATCGCACCGCCGCGGTGTTGCGGATCGAGAACGTTCCCGGGGCGCTGCTGCAGGCGCTGACCGAGTTCGCCATGCGCGGCATCGACCTCACCCGCATCGAGTCCCGGCCCACCCGGACCGGGCTCGGCACCTACATGTTCTTCGTGGACTGCGTCGGCCACATCGACGACGATGCCGTCGCCGAGGCACTCATGGCGCTGCACCGTCGTTGTGCCGATGTGCGTTATTTGGGTTCCTGGCCGACGGGCCATGCTGCGGGGGTGCTGCCGCCGTCATCGGCCGAAGCTTCGAGCTGGCTGGAGGGGTTGCGAAACGGGGACACGCAGCGATGA
- a CDS encoding histidine phosphatase family protein: protein MSGRLVLVRHGQSFGNVERRLDTLPPGAALTPLGRDQARAFARGGQSRPAILAHSVAVRASQTAAVIAAELDLTAQEVAGIHEVQVGALENRNDDDAVAEFNSIYKRWHLGELDVALPGGETANDVLERYVPVLTELRMRYLDDDGWDGDIVVVSHGAAIRLAAAVLAGVDGTFVLDNPLDNAESVALAPITDGRWSCVRWGALTPPFYPAPGTTDPAKEAGKDPVVSSTDPMR, encoded by the coding sequence ATGAGCGGCCGGTTGGTGTTGGTGCGGCATGGACAATCGTTCGGCAACGTCGAACGCCGGTTGGACACCTTGCCTCCCGGAGCGGCGCTGACCCCACTGGGACGGGACCAGGCCCGGGCGTTCGCACGGGGCGGGCAGAGCCGGCCGGCCATCCTGGCGCACTCGGTAGCTGTCCGCGCGTCGCAAACGGCGGCGGTGATCGCCGCGGAGCTCGATCTCACGGCCCAGGAGGTGGCGGGCATCCACGAGGTCCAGGTCGGGGCGCTGGAGAACCGCAATGACGACGACGCGGTCGCCGAGTTCAACTCCATCTACAAGAGGTGGCATCTGGGAGAGTTGGACGTCGCGCTGCCCGGCGGCGAGACCGCCAACGACGTCCTGGAACGGTACGTGCCGGTGCTCACCGAACTACGGATGCGCTACCTGGATGACGATGGTTGGGACGGCGACATCGTGGTGGTCAGCCACGGCGCGGCGATCCGGCTGGCGGCGGCGGTGCTGGCCGGCGTGGACGGCACCTTCGTGCTGGACAACCCATTGGACAACGCCGAATCGGTGGCGCTGGCACCCATCACCGACGGGCGGTGGAGCTGTGTGCGCTGGGGTGCACTGACGCCGCCGTTCTACCCGGCCCCCGGCACCACGGACCCGGCGAAGGAAGCCGGGAAAGACCCGGTCGTGTCAAGCACCGATCCCATGCGCTGA
- a CDS encoding LCP family protein, whose amino-acid sequence MSLSLVVLLLLATAGALGGMLWFDSAVHRQAVLTGYADRPAAGRGTNWLLVGSDSRQDLSPEQQEQLSTGGDAGTGRTDTIMLVHIPGLGSNARTTLVSIPRDSYVPIPGHDRDKINAAFSMGGAPLLAQTVEQATGLRLDHYAEVGFGGFAVLVDALGGVTVCPTEPIRDPLAGLDLPAGCQQLDGRSALGYVRTRATPRADLDRMIHQRQFMSALLQRATSPAVWLNPWRWYAVPHAAASALTVDSGDHAWDLARLGWALHGATTPMTVPIGEFTDTGVGSVVVWNHDAARELFEALAVDAPVPTAALQDQP is encoded by the coding sequence ATGTCCCTGAGCCTGGTGGTTCTGCTGCTACTGGCGACAGCGGGCGCACTGGGCGGCATGTTGTGGTTCGACTCCGCCGTGCACCGCCAGGCGGTGCTGACCGGCTACGCGGACCGGCCGGCCGCTGGCCGCGGCACCAACTGGCTGCTCGTCGGCTCCGACAGCCGCCAGGACCTGTCCCCCGAACAGCAGGAGCAACTGTCCACCGGTGGCGATGCCGGGACCGGCCGTACCGACACGATCATGCTGGTGCACATTCCGGGGCTCGGATCCAATGCGCGGACCACGCTGGTCTCAATACCGCGCGACTCCTATGTGCCGATTCCCGGGCACGACCGCGACAAGATCAACGCCGCGTTCTCCATGGGCGGCGCGCCGTTGCTGGCACAGACCGTGGAACAGGCAACCGGCTTGCGTCTGGACCACTACGCCGAGGTGGGATTCGGCGGCTTCGCCGTTCTGGTCGACGCTCTGGGCGGGGTTACCGTGTGCCCCACCGAGCCGATTCGCGATCCGTTGGCGGGCTTGGATCTGCCTGCCGGGTGCCAGCAACTCGACGGGCGCAGCGCGCTGGGCTACGTCCGAACGCGGGCTACCCCGCGAGCGGACCTGGACCGGATGATCCACCAACGGCAGTTCATGTCAGCGCTACTGCAGCGTGCGACCAGCCCGGCGGTATGGCTCAACCCGTGGCGTTGGTACGCGGTCCCGCACGCCGCTGCAAGCGCGTTGACCGTCGACAGCGGAGACCATGCCTGGGATCTGGCCCGCCTCGGCTGGGCGCTGCATGGTGCGACGACGCCAATGACGGTTCCCATCGGGGAGTTCACCGACACCGGCGTGGGCTCGGTGGTGGTGTGGAATCACGACGCCGCCCGGGAACTGTTCGAAGCGCTGGCCGTGGATGCGCCGGTGCCGACCGCTGCTCTGCAGGACCAGCCGTGA